In the Kaistia algarum genome, one interval contains:
- a CDS encoding pilus assembly protein N-terminal domain-containing protein — protein sequence MVMNGSDALSRAPSRLACRRLALLAFAVPAAILIANGMAHASEAIDVRLDRAKVMRIARPAATVILGNPAIADATIQDRLTLIITGRSFGTTNLIVLDQAGEPIADQLITVSSPNDDVVTVYSGDTRRSFSCSPDCQPTLSMGDSPQTFDIVKGQFQSRSDIVQNATSGGQPAAAN from the coding sequence ATGGTGATGAACGGAAGCGACGCGCTGAGCAGGGCGCCCAGCCGTCTGGCTTGCCGGCGTCTCGCGCTTCTGGCCTTCGCGGTTCCGGCAGCGATCCTGATCGCGAACGGAATGGCGCATGCGAGCGAGGCGATCGACGTCCGGCTCGACCGCGCCAAGGTCATGCGCATCGCGCGCCCGGCGGCGACAGTGATCCTCGGCAATCCGGCGATCGCCGACGCCACTATTCAGGATCGCCTGACGCTCATCATCACCGGACGCAGCTTCGGCACGACCAATTTGATCGTGCTCGACCAGGCCGGCGAGCCGATCGCTGACCAGTTGATTACCGTTTCCTCCCCCAATGATGATGTCGTCACCGTCTATAGCGGCGACACGCGCCGCAGTTTCTCCTGTTCGCCGGATTGTCAGCCCACCCTCTCCATGGGCGATTCACCGCAGACCTTCGACATCGTGAAGGGCCAGTTCCAGAGCCGGTCGGATATCGTCCAGAATGCGACCAGCGGCGGACAGCCGGCGGCGGCCAACTGA
- the cpaB gene encoding Flp pilus assembly protein CpaB → MKTARVVVIGVALVAGLAAAMLARNLTAPKVVVTQDAAPAPVTETANVLVATRDLPMGTTLDAAAFQWQSWPKAGVAPAYVTQAAKPNAADELAGSIARTSFVAGEPINEAKLIRSDRGFMSAILPAGKRAVATAISADTSAGGFILPNDHVDVIMTRQLQNGSEPGGRYVTETVLGNVRVLAIDQTIGEKDGEKVVVGQTATLELSAEQAQILTIAQQMSQKLTLALRSLADASDTASPDASHLLNNQRTGNGVMLVRNGVARQVELQ, encoded by the coding sequence ATGAAGACGGCGCGCGTCGTCGTGATCGGTGTCGCCCTCGTGGCTGGCCTTGCCGCTGCCATGCTGGCGCGCAATCTGACGGCACCGAAGGTTGTCGTCACGCAGGACGCGGCTCCGGCGCCCGTCACCGAGACCGCGAATGTGCTGGTTGCAACGCGGGACCTGCCGATGGGGACGACGCTCGATGCCGCCGCCTTCCAGTGGCAATCCTGGCCGAAGGCCGGCGTCGCTCCTGCCTATGTCACGCAGGCTGCCAAGCCCAACGCCGCCGATGAGCTGGCGGGATCCATCGCTCGTACCAGTTTCGTCGCCGGGGAACCGATCAACGAGGCGAAGCTGATCCGATCGGATCGCGGCTTCATGTCGGCAATACTGCCGGCCGGCAAGCGCGCGGTCGCCACGGCGATCAGCGCCGATACTTCGGCCGGCGGCTTCATCCTTCCCAACGATCATGTCGACGTGATCATGACCCGCCAGCTCCAGAACGGCTCCGAACCGGGCGGTCGCTACGTCACCGAAACCGTGCTGGGCAATGTCCGCGTGCTGGCGATCGACCAGACCATCGGCGAGAAGGACGGCGAGAAGGTCGTTGTCGGACAGACCGCGACGCTCGAGCTGAGCGCCGAGCAGGCGCAAATCCTCACCATCGCCCAGCAGATGAGCCAGAAGCTCACGCTCGCTCTGCGCAGCCTCGCCGATGCCTCCGACACGGCGAGCCCGGATGCGAGCCATCTTCTCAACAATCAGCGAACCGGCAACGGCGTCATGCTGGTTCGCAACGGCGTCGCCAGGCAGGTCGAGCTGCAATGA
- a CDS encoding CpaF family protein, translating into MFGKRGTLDARPEAKPIAPAPVRANPQPERRAAPSAVPSLVSQDGGSIRRSTEFYEVKASIFSALIETIDLAQLSKLDVETAREEIRDIVGDIVSLKSIVMSIAEQEDMLDDICNDVLGYGPLEPLLARDDITDIMVNGAHSTYIEVQGRMQATGVHFRDNTQLMNICQRIVSQVGRRVDESSPICDARLPDGSRVNVIAPPLAIDGPTLTIRKFRKDKLTLGQLVKYGTITAEGATVLEIIGRSRCNVVISGGTGSGKTTLLNCLTAFIEQQERIITCEDAAELQLQQPHVVRLETRPPNLEGEGEITMRDLVRNCLRMRPERIIVGEVRGPEAFDLLQAMNTGHDGSMGTLHANSPREAISRLESMITMGGFNLPSKTLKEMIVNSVDVVVQVMRLRDGSRRITHVTEILGMEGDVVTMQDIFVFDMLGEDANGRILGRHRSTGIGRPRFWERARYFNEENRLAAALDAADKGEAALQPG; encoded by the coding sequence ATGTTCGGCAAGCGCGGTACCCTGGACGCCAGACCCGAGGCGAAGCCCATCGCCCCGGCTCCCGTGCGGGCGAACCCGCAGCCAGAGCGACGGGCAGCCCCGTCCGCTGTGCCCTCGCTCGTCAGCCAGGATGGCGGTTCGATCCGTCGCTCCACGGAGTTCTATGAGGTCAAGGCAAGCATCTTCTCGGCGCTGATCGAGACGATCGATCTGGCGCAGCTCTCCAAGCTCGACGTCGAAACCGCGCGTGAGGAAATTCGTGACATCGTCGGCGATATCGTCTCGCTGAAGTCGATCGTCATGTCGATCGCCGAGCAGGAAGACATGCTCGACGACATCTGCAACGACGTGCTCGGCTATGGCCCGCTCGAGCCCCTGCTGGCGCGCGACGACATCACCGACATCATGGTCAACGGCGCCCACTCGACTTACATCGAGGTGCAGGGCCGGATGCAGGCCACAGGCGTCCATTTTCGCGACAACACGCAGCTGATGAACATCTGCCAGCGCATTGTCAGCCAAGTAGGCCGCCGGGTCGACGAATCCTCGCCGATCTGCGACGCGCGTCTTCCAGACGGCAGCCGCGTCAACGTCATTGCGCCGCCGCTGGCGATCGACGGGCCGACGCTGACGATCCGCAAGTTCCGCAAGGACAAGCTGACGCTGGGGCAACTGGTCAAATACGGGACGATCACGGCGGAAGGCGCGACCGTGCTGGAGATCATCGGCCGCTCGCGCTGCAATGTTGTGATCTCCGGCGGCACCGGCTCCGGCAAGACGACGCTGCTCAACTGCCTCACCGCCTTCATCGAGCAGCAGGAGCGCATCATCACCTGCGAGGATGCGGCCGAGCTGCAATTGCAGCAGCCGCATGTCGTGCGCCTCGAGACGCGGCCGCCCAATCTCGAGGGCGAGGGCGAGATCACGATGCGCGATCTGGTCCGCAATTGCCTGCGCATGCGGCCGGAGCGGATCATCGTCGGCGAAGTGCGCGGACCGGAAGCGTTCGACCTGTTGCAGGCGATGAACACGGGCCATGACGGCTCGATGGGCACGCTGCACGCCAACAGCCCGCGCGAGGCGATCTCACGCCTCGAATCGATGATCACCATGGGTGGCTTCAACCTGCCGTCGAAGACGCTCAAGGAAATGATCGTCAATTCCGTCGACGTCGTGGTCCAGGTCATGCGGCTCCGCGACGGATCGCGCCGCATAACCCATGTCACCGAGATCCTGGGCATGGAGGGCGACGTCGTCACCATGCAGGACATCTTCGTGTTCGACATGCTCGGCGAAGACGCCAATGGCCGGATCCTCGGCCGGCATCGCTCGACCGGCATCGGCCGTCCGCGCTTCTGGGAGCGGGCGCGCTATTTCAACGAGGAAAATCGTCTGGCCGCGGCGCTTGATGCTGCCGACAAGGGCGAGGCCGCCCTTCAGCCGGGATAG
- a CDS encoding type II and III secretion system protein family protein, translating to MKLRALGSRIVASWRNQLVRRSAAIAIGLGLVAAMPAAASAGDNAVSLPMGASETLSLGYHKSKIIDLPRNARDVVVSDPRIATAVLRNSRRIFLTGVTIGQADLFVLDQSGQQILHLSLLVERDMAALESALRRMIPEGRIKVEVLNDNLVLTGTVKNAGDSNKAQQLANMFANGSQNTGVSNSSTAGGASGENDAGSGVSTSPGGIRNSNVVNLLTIEGEDQVQLKVTVAEIDRNVAKQLGVNLHAVGGSIAALATNNPFAIAGPLFDPINQAVGRATSGNSSITAQLQAMEQDGVVRVLAEPTLTAISGEPATFLAGGEFPVPTSYDATNNQLTVTYKSYGVSLAFTPIVLSEGRISLKVKTEASDISNEGAVSMGDYKIPSLKVRRAESTLELPSGGSLVLGGLLQDNIQQALTGFPVLMDVPILGSLFKSRDFKRNQTELVIIVTPYMARPTARTALARPDDGFETPSDASVTFLGRLNRIYGTVGHPVPRGSYAGYYGFIYD from the coding sequence ATGAAGTTGAGGGCGCTCGGGTCGCGCATCGTCGCCTCGTGGCGAAACCAGCTTGTCCGGCGCTCGGCGGCGATTGCTATCGGATTAGGGCTGGTCGCCGCGATGCCGGCGGCAGCCAGCGCCGGAGATAATGCCGTCTCCCTGCCGATGGGGGCCTCCGAGACGCTGTCGCTCGGCTACCACAAGTCCAAGATCATCGATTTGCCGCGCAATGCGCGCGACGTCGTCGTGTCCGATCCGAGGATCGCGACCGCCGTGCTGCGTAATTCGCGGCGCATTTTCCTGACCGGCGTCACCATCGGCCAAGCCGACCTTTTCGTGCTCGACCAGTCCGGCCAGCAGATCCTGCATCTTTCACTGCTCGTCGAGCGCGACATGGCGGCGCTGGAGAGCGCTCTGCGCCGGATGATCCCGGAAGGCCGGATAAAGGTCGAGGTGCTCAACGACAATCTGGTGCTGACCGGTACGGTGAAGAACGCCGGCGACTCGAACAAGGCGCAGCAGCTTGCCAACATGTTCGCCAATGGCAGCCAGAATACCGGCGTCTCGAATAGCAGCACCGCTGGCGGTGCCAGCGGCGAAAACGACGCGGGAAGCGGTGTGTCGACCAGCCCTGGCGGGATCCGCAACAGTAATGTCGTCAACCTCCTGACGATCGAGGGCGAGGACCAGGTCCAGCTCAAGGTCACGGTCGCCGAGATCGATCGCAACGTCGCCAAGCAGCTCGGTGTCAATCTCCACGCCGTCGGCGGCAGCATCGCGGCGCTGGCCACCAACAATCCCTTTGCCATCGCCGGCCCGCTGTTCGACCCGATCAACCAGGCCGTCGGACGTGCGACCAGCGGCAATTCCTCGATCACCGCGCAGCTTCAGGCCATGGAGCAGGACGGTGTCGTCCGCGTCCTCGCCGAGCCGACGCTGACGGCGATTTCCGGCGAGCCCGCGACCTTCCTGGCCGGCGGCGAGTTCCCGGTGCCGACCAGCTATGACGCGACCAACAACCAGCTCACCGTCACCTACAAATCCTATGGCGTGTCGCTCGCCTTCACCCCGATCGTGCTGTCGGAGGGACGGATCAGCCTCAAGGTCAAGACCGAGGCCTCCGACATCTCCAACGAGGGTGCGGTCTCGATGGGCGACTACAAGATCCCGAGCCTCAAGGTTCGCCGTGCCGAGAGCACCCTCGAGCTTCCCTCGGGCGGCTCGCTCGTCCTTGGCGGGCTGCTGCAGGACAATATCCAGCAGGCGCTAACCGGGTTTCCCGTGCTGATGGACGTGCCGATCCTCGGTTCGTTGTTCAAGAGCCGCGACTTCAAGCGCAACCAGACCGAACTCGTCATCATCGTGACGCCCTATATGGCGCGTCCCACGGCCCGCACGGCGCTGGCTCGTCCCGATGACGGCTTCGAGACGCCGAGCGATGCGTCGGTGACGTTCCTCGGCCGGCTCAACCGGATCTACGGCACGGTCGGACATCCGGTGCCGCGCGGCTCTTACGCCGGCTACTACGGCTTCATCTACGACTAG
- a CDS encoding Flp family type IVb pilin, protein MKTVLLRFAANESGATAIEYGMLASLVGCGIIVAATTLGTDISTFFTTVGTKLAGTVVP, encoded by the coding sequence ATGAAGACTGTTCTCCTCCGCTTCGCGGCGAATGAGTCCGGCGCCACCGCGATCGAATACGGCATGCTCGCCTCGCTCGTCGGCTGCGGCATCATCGTCGCGGCGACGACGCTCGGTACCGACATCTCGACGTTCTTCACGACGGTCGGCACCAAGCTGGCGGGCACGGTCGTTCCGTAG
- a CDS encoding type II secretion system F family protein yields MLQLIMGLVDPQLLIAVFSAVAVIATILSLTLPLLERDRLPARMKTVAIERERIRARERARLSEQSRISLRHEPRAYMKRLVEGLNLREALVDEQTLNRLRMAGFRGQAPIIVFLFARFVLPFCVFAAALLYFFVIGKFEQPFLFKLGASLLVGASGFYLPILYVANVVSKRQSSIRQAWPDALDLILICVEAGMSVETAFRKVSEEIGAQSGPLAEELMLTTAELSYLPERRQAYENLASRTGIDSVKAVVTALIQAERYGTPLGDSLRVMAQESRDQRMNEAEKKAAALPPKLTVPMILFFLPVLFAVILGPAIIQVIHVRQ; encoded by the coding sequence ATGCTCCAGTTGATCATGGGCCTGGTCGATCCGCAGCTTCTGATCGCCGTCTTCTCGGCCGTTGCGGTCATCGCTACGATCCTGTCGTTGACGCTGCCGCTGCTGGAGCGTGACCGGTTGCCGGCGCGCATGAAAACCGTGGCCATCGAGCGCGAGCGGATCCGGGCGCGGGAGCGGGCCCGGCTTTCCGAGCAGAGCCGGATCTCGCTTCGCCACGAGCCGCGCGCTTATATGAAGCGCCTCGTTGAAGGCCTCAATCTGCGCGAGGCGCTGGTGGACGAGCAGACGCTGAACCGGCTGCGCATGGCAGGTTTCCGCGGACAGGCGCCCATCATCGTTTTCCTGTTTGCCCGCTTCGTCCTGCCATTCTGCGTTTTTGCCGCAGCCCTTCTATATTTCTTCGTGATCGGCAAGTTCGAGCAGCCCTTCCTGTTCAAGCTCGGGGCCTCGCTGCTCGTCGGCGCCAGCGGCTTCTATCTGCCGATCCTCTATGTCGCCAATGTCGTTTCCAAGCGTCAATCTTCGATCCGTCAGGCTTGGCCCGATGCTCTCGACCTGATCCTGATCTGCGTCGAGGCCGGCATGTCGGTGGAGACGGCCTTCCGCAAGGTTTCGGAAGAGATCGGCGCCCAGTCCGGGCCGCTGGCCGAGGAACTGATGCTGACGACGGCGGAACTCTCCTATCTGCCCGAACGCAGGCAGGCCTATGAGAATCTCGCGTCGCGCACCGGCATCGACAGCGTCAAGGCCGTCGTCACGGCGCTGATCCAGGCCGAGCGCTACGGAACGCCGCTCGGCGATTCATTGCGCGTGATGGCGCAGGAAAGCCGCGACCAGCGCATGAACGAGGCGGAGAAGAAGGCGGCCGCGCTGCCGCCGAAGCTCACCGTTCCGATGATCCTGTTCTTCCTGCCCGTGCTCTTTGCCGTGATCCTCGGCCCGGCGATCATCCAGGTGATCCACGTCCGGCAATAA
- a CDS encoding Flp family type IVb pilin, whose amino-acid sequence MKSFVTRFVNNESGATAIEYGLLAALVGCGIIVAATTLATDISTLFTNIGTKLSGTAV is encoded by the coding sequence ATGAAGTCTTTCGTCACCCGTTTCGTGAACAACGAGTCCGGCGCCACCGCGATCGAATACGGCTTGCTGGCCGCGCTCGTCGGCTGCGGCATCATCGTCGCCGCGACGACGCTCGCCACCGACATCTCGACGCTGTTCACCAACATCGGCACCAAGCTTTCCGGCACCGCCGTCTAA
- a CDS encoding CpaD family pilus assembly protein has product MHPPRARKPLGILVSLLALTVLGGCVNTKYDVTGATLGPDDYRVRHPILINQQIATMDLPVGPDVPKLSTRMRGNITGFAQQYAIADASAMAIIVPSNSANARAATGIARQAADALVAAGVPRKQIDVRSYPAGAEEAEAPVRLAFARIGAHVDGCGQWPMEDGKMWMKTENRSYYNFGCATQQNLAAQVTNPLDLLYPRGMSSADATRRMVVLGNYEKGTNPSGEYKGLDKVDIATGVGGQ; this is encoded by the coding sequence ATGCATCCGCCCCGCGCCCGCAAACCGCTCGGCATCCTCGTCTCGCTGCTGGCCCTGACGGTGCTCGGCGGCTGCGTGAACACGAAATACGATGTCACGGGAGCGACGCTCGGTCCCGACGATTATCGGGTCCGCCATCCGATCCTGATCAACCAGCAGATTGCAACGATGGATCTGCCGGTCGGCCCGGATGTGCCGAAGCTCTCGACGCGCATGCGTGGCAACATCACTGGCTTCGCCCAGCAATATGCCATCGCGGATGCGTCGGCGATGGCGATCATCGTGCCGAGCAATTCTGCCAATGCCAGAGCCGCGACCGGCATCGCCCGGCAGGCAGCGGATGCGCTCGTCGCGGCCGGTGTCCCGCGCAAGCAGATCGACGTGCGCAGCTATCCCGCCGGCGCCGAAGAGGCGGAGGCGCCGGTCCGCCTCGCCTTCGCGCGGATCGGCGCCCATGTCGATGGCTGCGGTCAGTGGCCGATGGAAGACGGCAAGATGTGGATGAAGACCGAGAACCGCAGCTATTACAATTTCGGCTGCGCCACGCAGCAGAACCTCGCCGCGCAGGTCACCAATCCGCTCGACCTGCTCTATCCGCGGGGAATGTCGTCGGCCGATGCCACGCGCCGCATGGTGGTGCTCGGCAACTACGAAAAGGGGACGAACCCCTCGGGCGAGTACAAGGGGCTCGACAAGGTCGATATCGCGACCGGCGTAGGAGGCCAGTGA
- a CDS encoding AAA family ATPase yields the protein MIQLALQEAPTPRAGSLGSADLGHVRPIPRISIQAFCEGADFAAIVEKAATDRRMSRAHVKVQMGGLAAAAEFYHAAPTPNLILAETHLAGERLIAELDHLAEVCDAGTKIVIVGRANDVELYRLLIRRGVSEYLVGPVSAPDIIKSIADLYLDTGKAPLGRSIAFVGAKGGAGSSMVAHNVAWSIARNLQNEVVIADLDVAFGTAGLDFNQDPAQGISDAIHSPERLDDTFLDRLLARCSDHLSLLAAPATLDRTCDYDETTFEAMIEVAQNGVPAVILDIPHVWTAWARRVLIAADEIVLTAEPDLANLRNAKNLLDMLRTLRQGDAPPRLVINKQGMAKRPEIKVADFTAALAIEPIAVIGFEPQLFGTAANNGQMIAETDPKSAAAAAFDHIAQILTGRVDVKPKRTSALAPLLARLRSRKSGAA from the coding sequence ATGATCCAGCTGGCGCTTCAGGAGGCTCCAACTCCCCGAGCCGGCAGCCTCGGATCTGCCGATCTCGGCCATGTGCGGCCGATCCCGCGCATCTCGATCCAGGCCTTCTGCGAGGGCGCCGATTTCGCGGCTATCGTCGAGAAGGCGGCAACCGATCGCCGTATGAGCCGCGCCCATGTCAAGGTGCAGATGGGTGGGCTCGCCGCGGCGGCTGAATTCTATCACGCTGCGCCGACGCCGAACCTGATCCTCGCCGAGACGCATCTGGCCGGCGAAAGGCTGATCGCCGAACTCGACCATCTGGCCGAAGTCTGCGACGCCGGCACCAAGATCGTCATTGTTGGCCGCGCCAACGATGTCGAGCTCTACCGCCTGCTGATCCGCCGCGGCGTCAGCGAATATCTGGTCGGCCCGGTCAGCGCCCCCGACATCATCAAGTCGATCGCCGATCTCTATCTCGATACCGGCAAGGCGCCGCTCGGCCGCTCGATCGCCTTTGTCGGCGCCAAGGGTGGCGCGGGCTCGTCCATGGTGGCGCACAATGTCGCCTGGTCGATTGCCCGGAACCTCCAGAACGAAGTCGTGATCGCCGATCTGGACGTCGCGTTCGGCACGGCCGGGCTCGATTTCAACCAGGACCCGGCTCAGGGCATTTCCGATGCGATCCATTCGCCCGAGCGTCTCGACGATACTTTTCTCGACCGGCTTCTCGCGCGCTGCTCGGACCATCTCAGCCTTCTCGCGGCGCCGGCGACGCTCGATCGCACCTGCGACTATGACGAGACGACCTTCGAGGCGATGATCGAAGTCGCCCAGAACGGCGTCCCGGCGGTGATCCTCGATATTCCGCATGTCTGGACGGCCTGGGCGCGCCGCGTGCTCATCGCCGCCGACGAGATCGTGCTGACCGCCGAGCCGGATCTTGCCAATCTGCGCAACGCGAAGAACCTTCTCGATATGCTCCGCACGCTGCGGCAGGGCGACGCGCCGCCGCGGCTCGTCATCAACAAACAGGGCATGGCCAAGCGGCCCGAGATCAAGGTTGCTGATTTCACGGCCGCGCTGGCGATCGAGCCGATCGCCGTCATCGGCTTCGAGCCTCAGCTTTTCGGCACCGCCGCCAATAATGGGCAGATGATCGCCGAGACCGACCCGAAGAGCGCGGCTGCCGCGGCCTTCGATCACATCGCGCAGATTCTCACCGGGCGGGTCGACGTGAAGCCGAAGAGAACGTCGGCTCTGGCGCCGCTGCTGGCACGTCTGCGGAGCCGCAAAAGCGGAGCGGCGTGA
- a CDS encoding A24 family peptidase — MTSLLQSMLYLVFPAIMAWTAISDIATMTISNRVSLLLAASFFVIAPIYGFPLEALGTHLLAGLLVLGVGIVFFSRGWIGGGDAKMAAAAAIWLGFDQLMPFVVASAVFGGVLTLMILILRRQTLPAFALQQDWLTRLHDRSEGVPYGVAIAAGGLFVFPATPFVQLALGG; from the coding sequence ATGACGTCTCTACTGCAATCGATGCTCTATCTGGTTTTCCCGGCGATCATGGCCTGGACCGCGATATCCGACATCGCGACGATGACGATATCGAACCGGGTCTCTCTGTTGCTCGCCGCGTCCTTCTTCGTCATCGCGCCGATCTACGGATTTCCGCTTGAGGCGCTCGGCACGCATCTTCTTGCCGGGCTTCTGGTCCTTGGCGTCGGGATCGTCTTCTTCTCCCGCGGCTGGATCGGTGGCGGCGATGCCAAGATGGCAGCGGCGGCCGCGATCTGGCTCGGATTCGACCAGCTCATGCCGTTCGTCGTCGCCTCGGCAGTGTTCGGTGGCGTCCTGACGCTGATGATCCTGATCCTGCGCCGACAGACGCTTCCGGCCTTCGCCCTGCAGCAGGACTGGCTGACACGGCTGCATGACCGCAGCGAAGGCGTCCCCTACGGCGTCGCGATCGCGGCCGGCGGCCTCTTCGTCTTCCCGGCGACGCCGTTCGTTCAACTCGCCTTGGGCGGCTGA
- a CDS encoding Flp family type IVb pilin has protein sequence MKTLLVRFANNESGATAIEYGLLAALVGCGIIVAATTLATDISTLFTNIGTKLSGTAV, from the coding sequence ATGAAGACGCTTCTCGTCCGCTTCGCCAACAACGAGTCCGGCGCCACCGCGATCGAATACGGCCTGCTGGCCGCGCTTGTCGGCTGCGGCATCATCGTCGCCGCCACGACGCTCGCCACCGACATCTCGACGCTGTTCACCAATATCGGCACCAAGCTCTCCGGCACCGCCGTCTAA
- a CDS encoding type II secretion system F family protein, which yields MLGSTGLFFAIVLLAAFSAGALAYAFLRDRIREEGQMELRLTQLNNKASALTQVRQTDAGKRRKTIQETLKEIEQKQKARAKQSKSPPLVLRLQQAGLEWSHRKFLLISAGCGGGALLIALLFGLPLYAVLAAGVAGALGLPRWVVSHFRKRRFRQFTSEFPNAVDVIVRGIRAGLPVGDCLRIIAAEAREPVRSEFRKIVDQQQGLGLPLTDAVARLPERVPLPEANFFAIVIAIQQKAGGNLGEALGNLSRILRERAKMKGKIQAMSMEAKASAWIIGALPPLVVTITYFTNPKYITLLFTDPLGNVILGGAALWMSIGIVVMRRMIDFKY from the coding sequence ATGCTGGGGTCGACGGGTCTTTTCTTCGCCATCGTCCTTCTCGCCGCCTTCAGCGCGGGCGCGCTCGCCTATGCCTTTCTTCGCGATCGGATCCGCGAGGAAGGCCAGATGGAACTGCGGCTGACCCAGCTGAATAACAAGGCGAGCGCGCTCACGCAGGTCCGCCAGACGGATGCCGGCAAGCGCCGCAAGACCATCCAGGAAACGCTGAAGGAGATCGAGCAGAAGCAGAAGGCGAGGGCCAAGCAGTCGAAATCTCCGCCGCTGGTACTGCGGTTGCAGCAGGCGGGGCTTGAATGGAGCCACCGCAAGTTTCTGCTGATCAGCGCTGGCTGTGGCGGTGGTGCGCTTCTGATCGCCCTGCTCTTCGGCCTGCCGCTTTATGCCGTCTTGGCGGCTGGCGTCGCGGGCGCGCTCGGGTTGCCGCGCTGGGTGGTCAGCCATTTCCGCAAGCGCCGCTTCCGCCAGTTCACCAGCGAATTCCCGAATGCCGTCGACGTCATCGTCCGCGGCATCCGTGCCGGCCTTCCCGTGGGCGACTGCCTGCGCATTATCGCGGCGGAAGCGCGCGAACCGGTGCGATCCGAGTTCCGCAAGATCGTCGATCAGCAGCAGGGCCTCGGCCTTCCGCTGACCGACGCGGTGGCCCGACTGCCGGAACGCGTGCCGCTGCCGGAGGCCAATTTCTTCGCCATCGTCATCGCCATCCAGCAGAAGGCCGGCGGCAATCTCGGCGAGGCGCTTGGCAATCTCTCCCGTATTCTGCGCGAGCGCGCCAAGATGAAGGGCAAGATCCAGGCGATGAGCATGGAGGCGAAGGCATCGGCCTGGATCATCGGCGCGCTGCCGCCGCTCGTCGTGACGATCACCTATTTCACCAATCCGAAGTACATCACGCTGCTTTTCACCGACCCGCTCGGCAACGTCATCCTGGGCGGCGCCGCCCTATGGATGTCGATCGGCATTGTCGTCATGCGCCGCATGATCGATTTCAAATATTGA
- a CDS encoding Flp family type IVb pilin — protein MKMLLVRFANNESGATAIEYGLLAALVGCGIIVAATTLATDISTLFTNIGTKLSGTAV, from the coding sequence ATGAAGATGCTCCTCGTCCGCTTCGCCAACAACGAGTCCGGCGCCACCGCGATCGAGTACGGCCTGCTGGCCGCGCTGGTCGGCTGCGGCATCATCGTTGCCGCGACGACGCTCGCCACCGACATCTCGACGCTGTTCACCAACATCGGCACCAAGCTTTCCGGCACCGCCGTCTAA
- a CDS encoding tetratricopeptide repeat protein, with product MNSFVEIAPARAIRGSLSIAALLLCAGLAGCSTSSSGLDHTTTGSVAKPLTASDFQQSESYWSQRYTKNPNDKTTALNYAAALRRVGNNDQAVAVLQKTAIRYSTDRDVLAAYGKALAADGQLEQALDAVRRAQTPDQPDWRLLSAEGAILDQLGQNDAARDLYTKALAIKPNDPTILSNLGMSYVLTRQLPEAERVLRQAVAQPGADSRVRQNLALAVGLQGRFGEAESIAKSEISPEQAQANVAYLQAMLAQQQGRQRAQAGTARSAG from the coding sequence ATGAATTCCTTCGTCGAGATCGCGCCCGCCCGTGCCATCCGAGGGAGCCTGTCGATCGCCGCGCTGCTCCTTTGCGCCGGTCTCGCGGGTTGCTCGACGAGTTCCAGCGGGCTCGACCACACCACGACCGGCTCCGTGGCAAAGCCCCTGACAGCCAGCGATTTCCAGCAATCCGAGAGCTATTGGAGCCAGCGCTATACCAAGAACCCCAACGACAAGACGACCGCGCTGAACTATGCAGCGGCGCTGCGACGCGTGGGCAACAATGATCAGGCCGTCGCCGTACTGCAGAAGACGGCGATCCGCTATTCGACCGATCGCGACGTTCTCGCCGCCTATGGCAAGGCGCTCGCGGCCGACGGACAATTGGAACAGGCCCTCGACGCCGTGCGCCGGGCGCAGACACCCGATCAGCCCGACTGGCGCCTGCTCTCCGCCGAGGGGGCAATCCTCGATCAGCTGGGCCAGAACGACGCCGCGCGGGATCTTTACACCAAGGCGCTCGCCATCAAGCCGAACGACCCGACCATCCTCTCCAATCTCGGCATGTCCTATGTGCTGACACGGCAATTGCCCGAGGCCGAGCGCGTCCTGCGCCAGGCCGTGGCGCAGCCCGGAGCCGACAGTCGCGTTCGTCAGAACCTCGCCCTCGCCGTCGGGCTTCAAGGTCGCTTCGGCGAAGCCGAGAGCATCGCGAAATCCGAGATCTCCCCGGAACAAGCCCAGGCCAACGTCGCCTATCTGCAGGCCATGCTGGCGCAGCAGCAAGGGCGGCAGAGGGCGCAGGCCGGCACGGCCCGGTCGGCCGGCTGA